CTATATTCAAGTGATGTAGCTGAATTGCTTGCCTTGTAGTAAAATGAATGTCTTTTATCTTATATTTCTCAGTAAAACTTTTTATAAGTTCTAAATGTTCCATTGATACTAAACCTGAATTTGTACGAAGTCTTATCATAAATTTCTGTCCACCACGTTGCGCATACACTCCCATGCCTCCAGATATTCCTTTAAAGTCGCTTACAGATATTTCTTTACTCATAAATCTGTGCCCTGCTTCACGTAAATTATTTATTTCTGCTTTTAATATTTCATCTTGTCTAGTCAATTTCTTTAACTCCTTATTTATAAATTTATTTTCCAATTTTTTCAAAGCCTTTTTTAGGATACCATCTTTCCTTCTTAATTAAAAATAAGAATATTTTATTTATTGATAAAAAAATATTATAAATACATAATAATATTCTCTTTTTCATATTTTTTTCACATAAATTTATACAATAAAAAAATTAAATTCCTGTTTAATATTTCTTTAATTATATCTTCTAAATATAATTTCAAATTATTTTATTCACTAAATGAAAAAAATTTCATCAAAGAAATTCATAAACAACTTAATAAAAATAAAAATGTTTTCTCAAATATAGAAACAGCATCGATAAAAGAATTGGCAGCACTCATTTCGAATTGTGATATGTTTTTTGGAAATGAGGGAGGTTCAAGACATATAGCTCAGAGTTTAGATATTCCAAGCTTTGCTATTTTCAGTCCTAAAAGCAAAAAAAGAGTAGCTGGCTAATCCAAGTAAAAAACATCAAGGAGCAGAACCTAGAGATATTTACCCTGAATGTAACTCTCTCAGCTATAAAGATCCTTATTTATTAATTCAAGCAGACTATATACTAAACAAAATAAAAGAAATATGCAATAACTTTGTAAAAATTAAAGAGAAAGAAAAAATAAAAAACTTCTAAATTCTATTAATAATTGGTATACTTAGCTTAATTTTTGTAAATAACAAATATAATATTCTTGAGAATAGAATAAAAATCAATTTTGAATACAATTTTAAAATTTTAAATGATATAAAAAAAAAATTGAAAGTTAAAGAATATGATAT
This is a stretch of genomic DNA from Fusobacterium sp.. It encodes these proteins:
- a CDS encoding glycosyltransferase family 9 protein, which gives rise to MIKKYYKYIIIFSFSYFFHINLYNKKIKFLFNISLIISSKYNFKLFYSLNEKNFIKEIHKQLNKNKNVFSNIETASIKELAALISNCDMFFGNEGGSRHIAQSLDIPSFAIFSPKSKKRVAG